The bacterium genome has a segment encoding these proteins:
- a CDS encoding efflux RND transporter periplasmic adaptor subunit, protein MKRTVWIWVVVAAIVLAAGLVVSRGATLKPTPPAAQSGGSRRQAPLVVTGHAQRRSLARTLQLTASITSLTQSVIFPKTSGYLLAVTVRPGDPVRQGQVLALIDHAQLDAQVAQAQASLTAAETAVQTSQAQLAAARAQRVNAEAGVASANAAVVKAEASLANMQATYNRTDALAKQGAIAQQNLDDAKAQVVTAQATLDASRAQVGQARAQVDAARQQEAAAASQVKTQQALANNAAAALENARVQLQYATITAPFSGVVVSRQLDPGSYVTPGTSTSILTIADLDHLDVVVNVGSPDLPMIRKGDAVNILIDAYPGRVFPGAISRIAGGVDPVTRTVQVEVDIDNPQHLLRPGMYATAQLSAGSRPALVVPLSAVQSSGSQHWVWLVESGKSVQQYVNVGQATGEVIEIIGGLETTDTLIVRGADLVRQNQPVRTAAPSAGAP, encoded by the coding sequence GTGAAGCGAACGGTCTGGATCTGGGTGGTCGTCGCGGCGATCGTGCTCGCGGCCGGCCTCGTGGTCAGCCGCGGGGCGACACTCAAGCCAACCCCCCCGGCCGCACAGAGCGGCGGAAGCCGGCGGCAGGCGCCGCTCGTCGTGACCGGTCACGCACAGCGCCGGTCCCTCGCGCGGACGCTGCAGCTGACGGCGAGCATCACGTCCCTTACGCAGTCGGTGATTTTCCCGAAAACGTCCGGGTATCTACTGGCCGTGACGGTGCGGCCCGGCGACCCGGTAAGGCAGGGCCAGGTGCTGGCGTTGATCGACCACGCGCAGCTCGACGCCCAGGTCGCACAGGCCCAGGCCTCGCTGACCGCCGCCGAAACCGCGGTACAGACGTCGCAGGCGCAGCTGGCGGCGGCGCGGGCGCAGCGGGTCAACGCCGAGGCCGGCGTCGCGAGCGCGAACGCGGCGGTGGTCAAGGCGGAGGCGTCGCTCGCGAACATGCAGGCGACCTACAACCGCACCGACGCGCTGGCCAAACAGGGCGCGATCGCCCAGCAGAACCTCGACGACGCCAAGGCGCAGGTGGTGACGGCCCAGGCGACGCTCGACGCCTCGCGGGCGCAGGTGGGACAGGCTCGGGCGCAGGTCGACGCGGCGCGCCAGCAAGAGGCCGCCGCGGCGTCGCAGGTCAAGACGCAGCAGGCGCTCGCGAACAACGCCGCCGCGGCGCTCGAGAACGCGCGCGTGCAGCTGCAGTACGCCACGATCACGGCGCCGTTCTCCGGCGTGGTCGTCAGCCGGCAGCTCGATCCCGGCTCCTACGTGACCCCCGGCACGTCGACGTCCATTCTCACCATCGCGGACCTCGACCATCTCGACGTCGTGGTAAACGTCGGATCGCCGGACCTTCCGATGATTCGCAAGGGCGACGCGGTGAACATCCTGATCGACGCCTATCCGGGCCGGGTCTTTCCGGGCGCGATCAGCCGGATCGCCGGCGGCGTCGATCCGGTGACCCGAACGGTGCAGGTCGAGGTCGACATCGATAACCCGCAGCACCTGCTGCGCCCGGGGATGTACGCGACGGCGCAGCTGTCGGCCGGCTCGCGGCCGGCACTCGTCGTGCCGCTGTCGGCGGTGCAGTCCTCCGGTTCCCAGCACTGGGTCTGGCTCGTCGAGAGCGGCAAGTCCGTGCAGCAGTACGTCAACGTGGGACAAGCGACCGGAGAAGTCATCGAGATCATCGGCGGTTTGGAGACGACGGACACGCTGATCGTCCGCGGCGCCGATCTCGTCCGGCAGAACCAGCCGGTGCGCACCGCCGCGCCGTCCGCGGGGGCGCCCTGA
- a CDS encoding PPOX class F420-dependent oxidoreductase, whose amino-acid sequence MAAPISEPVRKFLEKPNFAVLATRGIGDLQATPMWFLYEGGQVILNSSQGRVKLRNMHKHPEVALAIVDRENPYQYVQIKGVVTAFDEKSGARDIDRLSQRYVGSPYAYPDGDAPEKRVTIRITPSKVTTMGF is encoded by the coding sequence GTGGCAGCGCCGATTTCCGAACCCGTTCGCAAGTTTCTCGAGAAGCCGAACTTCGCCGTGCTCGCCACGCGCGGAATCGGCGACCTCCAGGCCACGCCGATGTGGTTCCTGTACGAAGGCGGACAGGTCATCCTCAACTCGTCCCAAGGACGCGTCAAGTTGCGCAACATGCACAAACACCCGGAAGTCGCGCTCGCGATCGTCGACCGGGAAAATCCCTATCAGTACGTGCAGATCAAGGGCGTGGTCACGGCGTTCGACGAAAAGAGCGGCGCGCGGGACATCGACCGTCTCTCGCAACGCTACGTCGGCAGCCCGTACGCCTATCCGGACGGTGACGCGCCGGAGAAGCGCGTGACGATCCGGATCACGCCGTCGAAGGTCACGACGATGGGGTTCTAA
- a CDS encoding MerR family transcriptional regulator, producing MGNFYQIGEVCHVTGLTPRTLHYYDEIGLLVPSERLAGGQRLYTAGDLERIEEIKELKRLLGLSLSEIKRLLDADDARKRHLAAASRAPDEPARRAALEQALSVAEAQACSVQEKIDQLTEFGRKLGRHVRDLRRLLKNGSGTAVRLKAASAAGDARAYRGLVPEGGRSAVNRAGGER from the coding sequence ATGGGAAACTTCTATCAAATCGGGGAAGTCTGTCATGTCACCGGTTTGACTCCTCGGACCCTCCACTATTACGACGAGATCGGCCTGCTCGTCCCCAGCGAACGGCTGGCGGGCGGGCAGCGGCTATACACCGCGGGCGATCTCGAGCGCATCGAGGAGATCAAAGAACTCAAGCGGCTGCTCGGTCTTTCGCTGAGCGAGATCAAAAGGCTGTTGGACGCCGATGACGCGCGCAAGCGTCACCTCGCCGCGGCGAGTCGGGCACCCGACGAGCCGGCCCGGCGCGCCGCGCTCGAACAGGCGCTCTCGGTGGCTGAGGCGCAGGCCTGCTCCGTTCAGGAAAAGATCGACCAGCTGACCGAGTTCGGACGAAAGTTGGGCCGGCACGTGCGTGATCTGCGGCGCCTCCTCAAGAACGGGAGCGGAACCGCGGTCAGGCTGAAGGCCGCGTCCGCGGCCGGCGACGCCCGCGCATACCGCGGGCTGGTCCCCGAAGGGGGACGCTCCGCGGTGAACAGGGCGGGAGGCGAGCGGTGA